A window of Kyrpidia spormannii genomic DNA:
ACGCCGTCTGCCTTTCCCTTCGATTGCGAACAGCCACGGCGTTTCCCTCCCACTGACCGATCCCCCGCCGGGGACCCCGGACCACGGCATTTAGTACCAGATACTAAAAACAGTATACATGAAGAGAGGATTTTCGTGCAATGCTGAGAACAACCGGTGGTCCAGGGTCACAGGGCCTTGGCGTCGGCAAAGGGAAAGGACCATAAAACGGCCCGAGGCCGCTGATCTGCTTCCATCAACAGCCTCGGGTTTCCACGCCGACCCAAGCCCCCCGCTCCACCCGGATCGTTGGCGTTGCAGCCATTACTTCCCTTCCACCACCTGTCGCCCTTTATAATAACCGCAAGTCGGGCAAACCCGATGGGACAACTTCGGCTCACCACACTGCGGGCAAGGGATCATTCCCGGCACCAACAGTTTATAATGCGTCCGACGCAAACGTTTACGCCTTTTCGACGTTTTTCGAAACGGAACAGCCACGCTTCCACCTCCTCATCCGGAACCACCGGAGGACCCGGATATCCCCTTCCATAATTCCCCTAGTTTCTCCCAACGCGGGTCTGTCGCCCGGTCCGAGCAACCACAGGGTCCCTCGTTCAGATTGGCCCCACATTCCGGACATAGCCCGCGACACTGCGGGCGACACAACGGCCGCCAGGGCAGGGCCAGAATCAAAGCCTGCTCGACATAAGGCGCGAGGTCGACCTCATCCGATTCAATGGGGGTCATGTCATCCTCTTGATCCCACTCGCCGGCTGGCGTCGGTAGCCGCACGAAGCGCTCGTGAAAGAGTGTTTCGAGAGGTTCCCAAAACTCCGCCAAACATCGGGAACACCGGTAGGCCACGCGCGTTTTCAGGGTTCCATCCACTTGGAATACCCCAGGGGAAATCTCCCGGGCCTCGAGCTCGACCTGCACGGGTTCCACCGCCGCAACTGAGCGATCCCGACGGGCCACCTCATCCACTGAAACACGGCCGCTTACCGCCATCCCTTCGGGGCGTCCCCGAAGGTCGTGCAACATCAGCTTCATCGGGATCACCTCGTGTGCAACCGCACTGAATTATAACGATGGGGCCGGCTTTTGTCAACGGTTAGAACTTGACGGCTTAACCGAAAGCGACTGCAAGAACTTGACGGCCTCAGCCAACGTGTGGACCGGAACAATTCGCATCTTGGCGCCGATCCGCCGAGCTTCTGCCTCGGCGTCTCGCTGATTGTGGTCCTGGGGTCCAATGTCGGCGGGAACGAAAAAGACCTCCGCTCCCGCCCGTTCAGCGGCTACCACTTTGTGTTCGACCCCTCCAATTTGACCGACTCGGCCATCGACGTCGATCGTCCCGGTTCCTGCAATAATATGCCCTTTTGTCAAGTCCCCGGGCATAAGCTGATTCAGAATTTCAAGGGCGAACATCAGGCCCGCCGAAGGTCCACCGATATTCCCGGTCTGAAAATCCACCCGCACGGGCGATTCCACCTTCTGTACAGTGACCACCTGAACTCCGAGGCCCGTCTGGGGGGCATCCTGCCCTGTGCTGCCCGGCAGCTGGATCAAAGGGACCGTCAACTCCAGAGTAGCGTTGTCCCGCTTGACGGTGAGGCGGACCGTCTTTCCCGGAGAACGACTTTTTATGTCCCGCACCAATTGGTCTTGGTTTGCCACCACCCGGCCATCCACAGCGGTAATGACGTCCCCTTGGTGGAGAATACCCTGGGCTGCGGAATTGGGAAGAATCCCGCGCACTTCAACTCCCTTCTGCACCACCTGGACGGGTTTGCCGAGATACCGGAGGGCGGCGACCACCGCGCTATTTTGAGACCCCTCCATCATCTGTTTCATCAACGCTTCATAATCGGCATCATTCAAACCAAAGGTCGCCCGGTTTTTCGGCTCAATTTCGCTCCCGGTCACCAAACCGTAGGCGAGGAGATAGACATTGCTCACCGGCAGCGAGTATACGGTGGTCAGTAGCAGCTTTCCCCGCTCGTCCTTGTGGCCTCCTTGCACGGTGACAACAGGCTCCACCGGGTCGGCGGATCCCGGCATAAACAAGTAATAGGGCAGCGGGACCAAGGCGAGCACCACCAGCACCGCCAGAGCCAACACCCATCCCTTGTAGTTTTTCCACAACCTGCGGAAGACCCGCCTCATACGGTCACGCCCCCTCCGCCGTCGATCCGTCCTCCCCGCCCGCGCTGCCTATCAGCTCCCGAATCCGGGGGATCATTTGGAGAGCCGCCTCCCGCCCCCGTTCGATCATCACCTCAGCTTGGCTGAATGCCGTGGAACCGATCGCGCCCAGATCCGGTTGAATAACGACATCCGCCTCGGGAAGGCGGACGTCCACAATCTGTCGTTCCATGATGTCGATACTTTGAAGAATGACATCGAAAATATGGCGGACAGGCCCGGCTTGGCCCTTTCCCACGTCCACGGCCACCACCACATCCGCCCCCATTTCCCTGGCGGTACGCACCGGCACCCGTTCAATCACTCCTCCATCCACCAACAGGCGCCCTTCGGATACCACCGGAACAAAGATTCCGGGAATCGAAATGCTTGCGCGAACGGCCCGAAAGGCTGGGCCTTTCCGAAATACCACCCTCTTGCCCGCCTCCAGATCCGTCGCCACCACCCATAACGGCGGCGACATCTGCTCCAAAGCCATCCCCTTGGTTAGAAACCGGATCACCTCAGTGATTTTATCCCCCAAAACCAGTCCCATCTTTGGGACGGCCGGGTCCACCCACGATCGGCGCGGGAGTGAACACGCCAGCTTTCCGAGATCCCCGGGCCCGATCCCCGAGGCGTACAAAGAACCGACCAAAGCGCCCATACTGGTCCCCGCCATCAGATCGATGGGAATCCGATGCTCCTCCAGCACTTGCAATACTCCGATATGAGCGAACCCCCGGGCACTCCCCGCCCCCAGGGCCAGCCCGATCCTGGGTCTTCCCACGGTTCGGTTCTCCCTTCTCGAACGATCCCACCAAAACGGCCGATCATCCTCTTTTCATGATATGACAGGCCCGACTCCACACATACCGTCTAAGGCCGGTATTTGGCCCGGAGCGCCTCCTCTACGTGGGGCGGCACCAAGCCGGACACATCGCCGCCGTACTTCGCGATTTCTTTCACAATACTTGAACTGAGATAAGAGTAATTGGTGCTTGTCGGCATAAAAAATGTTTCCGCCCAAGGCCACAACTTACGGTTCATGGTGGCATTTTGCAGCTCGAACTCAAAATCGGAAACAGCTCGAAGTCCCCGAATCACCACCCTGGCGCCCCTTTGTTTGAGGTAATCGACCAAAAGGCCCATGAAGGTCTCCACCCGCACGTTATCGAATCCCTCGACAGACCGTTCGATCAATTGCTTTCTTTCTTCAACCGCGAATAGAGCACTTTTGTGCGGATTTTCTAACACTGCAACCACGACGGCGTCAAATATCTGGGCGCCGCGTTCAATAATGTCCAAGTGCCCCATGGTGATCGGATCAAAACTTCCCGGATATATGGCTGTGATCATTCTGTCGACTCCTTTCGATAAAACGTCAGGGCGGTATCGCCATAGGTCGATCGCTTCCAATGGTGCCACATCCCGATCTTATCTGGAACCGCCGTTTGTGCGGAAGTCTCCACCACGGCCACAGCCCCCGTTTCCACCAAGCCCAGGCGGTCCAACTCCCCAAGTAGATCCACCGCCCCGGCCATTTTGTATGGGGGATCAAAAAACACCCAGCGAAACGCTATCGCCTGGCCCGAAACTCCTGCAGCCGGCAAAAGGGCATTCAACCTGTGCAAGGCGACCCGGACGTCCATCGGCAAAACCCGGCAACGCGCATCCAACCCAAGGCGTTTCAGGTTGCCCCGTAAAACCCGGAGGGCCGCCGGGGATTTTTCGATGAAAACGGCCCGTTCCGCCCCCCGGCTCAGGGCCTCGATGCCAAGAGCTCCGGTACCGGCGAAGGCATCCAGCGCCCATCCCCCGTCCAGGCTGCCGCCCAGGATACTGAACATCGCTTCTTTGACCCGATCGGCGGTGGGACGCGTCCCCCGGCCCGGCACGCCAGCCAATGGGCGGCCACCCAGCTCTCCGGCGACGACCCGCATGTGACTCACCTCCACCGCCCTGTTGCAAAGAGTGTACCACATTTGACGTGTCCAACATGTATAAACGCTCGCAAACCTGTCCATGATGATAACCGGCGGCTGTCAACCGACGCCGCAAACCGTGGAGCAGCAGGGTGTCCCCATATGCTCTCCTCCGGTTTCTCCTCTCCCGTGTCGTCTGGCGAAGGCCATGCGACAACCCCCTCGTTGACCCGGACGGGGGGGATTTTTTATGAAATAAACAATCGATCCCTGGGCAATCTATGCACGAGGTGATCCGCATGCCGTTGTCATACACCGAGGGAATGGTGATCGGAGCTATCTTGTTCGTCCTTGTCCTCGCTTTTGTCATTTTTTTCACTTTAGAGATGCCGCCGGTCTCTTCATCCCGGAGACAATCCCGAATGGACGAACCGGAGCCACCCCGACGGCCGGAATCTTAAATCACCCCGCGTACACCTCAGTGGACCCCTTCACCAACCGCTAGGGGTGCCAGTCCCGCCCGCAGGGAGGCAAACTCCGGCAAAAGCCAAAATTCTCGGCTCTGCACAAGATGGTGGGCATGGTGTTTGGCCCGGCGCATCCAGATTTCATCTCGAATCGGGTCGAAAAGTGCGAAATCTGGCCAACCGCTCTGGGCCAGACCCGCCCACTCCCCCGGCCCCCGCAGCTCCAGATCTTTCTTGGCCAATAAGTATCCATCATTCACCGCTTGAAAGGCCTCGATCCGCTGACGAGCGATGTCCGTCAGGGGCCCCGTTAGGACAAAACATACCGCATCCTGCCCCGACCGGCCGATTCGTCCGCGCAACTGATGCAACTGGCTAAGGCCAAATCGTTCAGCGTGATAAATCACCATCATCGTGGCCTCGGGAACGTCGACGCCCACCTCCACGACGGTTGTCGCCACCAAAGCCTGTACAGCGCCCTCCGCAAAAGCCCGCATCACCCGTTCTTTTTCACCGGAAGACATGCGCCCGTGCAACAAGCCGACAGCAAACCCCGCCAATTGTTCCCGAAACCAGTCAAACAGAGAAAGGACATCTTTTTTCGATTCCGGCTGTTCCCCGGGTCTTCCGATCGCCGGAGCCACCACGTATGCCCGCTCACCCCGACTCAATCGACGACGCAGTTCAAGGACGACCTCTTCTTCCCGGTCCAGCGGCAGCCACCGAGTGACGCGCCGGCCCAGGGTTTCAGCGCGGACAGGCAAAAAGGATACGTCGACATCGCCAAAGAGGGCCATGGCCAAAGTGCGCGGAATCGGCGTTGCCGACATCGACAACAGGTGGATCGATTCGTGTGGCCGCAGCAGGGCCATCCGCTGCACGACCCCAAATCGCTGTTGTTCATCACACACGGCTGCCCGAAGAGCGGAGTACGGGACATCGCCGAGCACCGCGTGGGTTCCCACGAGGATCCCCGGGCGGCCGGCGGAAATATCGGCAAAATATCGGGTGCGTTCGGCGCGGCCGGTCCCTCCTGTTAACAGCCAAACTGGAAAAGAAAAGCCCGCGAACCAACGAGACAAAGTGCGGGCGTGTTGCTCAGCGAGAATTTCGGTGGGAGCCAACAATACCCCTTGTCCGCCGCTCATCGCCGCCGCAAAGAGAACGGCAGCCGCGATCACGGTCTTCCCGGAACCGACGTCGCCGAGGATGAGCCGGCGCATGGGCGCATGTCCGGCGATCTCCTCCGCCACCTCCCGCAACACCCGCCGCTGCCCTTCCGTGGGAGAAAACGGAAGAGCCGCCAAAAAGGCTTCCCACTCCCTCCGGGTCAATCTGAGGGCCGGGGCCCGTCGGCTTTTTTGTCTCCACCGGGCGTACTGGAGCGGAAGCTGAAACCTGAGACATTCTTCATATACCAATCTCTCCCGGGCCCGACCAAGTCTCTCCCAGTCCCGGGGAAAGTGAATCTCCCGCAGGGCCTCGGCTTTGTCCATGAGCCCCAGCTTCGCCCTCCAGCGCCACGGCAAAGGATCGACGAGATGGGGCTCAGCTTCTTTCAAGGCTGACGCGATCCACGTACGCAGCCACTTGGCATGGAGATCCCCGCTGGTTTGGTACACGGGCACAATCCGGCCCGCATGGGCAGAATGATGAGGGCCGCCCTCGGATACCGGCTCCATATGTTCCACCACCAGGCTGCGCCGGGCGGCCTGCCACCGGCCCACTAACCGCCATCGCTGATAACGGGTCAACCGCTCAAGGACATAGGCCTGACGAAACCAAACCGCGTGAATGCGAATTCCTTGAACGTCCATCGGCACGGCCACCGCCGGGACCCGCCCACCTTTGCTCACCCGGGGCTTCCCCGCCACAGTCCCCTCCACCGCCACCCGGCGGCCGTCTTCCCACTCTCCAGGACGGCGAAGACGGAGATCCTCATAACGAAAGGGATAATGATAAAGGAGATCGCCAATTGACCGAATCCCCAAACTCTCCAAAGCCCTGGCCCTCCGGGGGCCGACGCCAGGCAAGAACGTGACCGGCCGGGCGAGCGGATCCTGCGAAGCGCGGGGATCCTTCTCCATCACTCCACACCCACCACAGCGTCGTAAGTCGTTTCATCTCCCCGAAGCCATTCAAAAGAGAGGCCCGGAAACTTGACGGACACCTGTTCTCGGACCGCCCGCTCCTCCTGAGCACTCACCCGCCTTCCCCAGATCACTGTGACCAATTCGGCCTCTTCAGCCCCGAGGCGCTCAATCAAACCAAGGAGAACGGGAGAAATGGTTTCACCCACCGCCACCACTTGGCCGTCCACCATTCCCTCATAAAGTCCGGACCGCGCACCTGGTGGCAAGGACCCAGAATCAGAAACTTTCCGGATGAATCCCGAACGTACCCTGGCCATGGCCTCCTTCATCCGGCGTTCATTCTCGTCCAAAGGGCGGGTGGGCTCGAACACACAGGCGGCCGCCAACCCCTCCGGAACACTGCCGGCTCGAATCACCCGAAGCACGCCGGACCCCAGTGTCCGCAAGGCCCGTTTGACATCTGCCTCGGACCGGCTCTGACAAACCAAAACCGCCGTCTCCGCACTCCCGGTCTCTTGTACAACCCGAGATAACACAGACACCGCCCCGGATCTCCCGCCCACTTCCGAGAGAACGACAGCGGGAACGCCCGCCCCTTCAAACAAACGAGCCGCCCCTTCGTCGTCCACCGCTGCAACCAGAGAACGCCGGGGAACCGAAGATCCCGGCTGCGGAATGGCTGGGGCAACTTCCAGGGATTTGGTCTTCACTTGCATTTGCATATTGTCAATCTTGATCCGATCGAGGGGGCCAAAGGACAAACAATGCTCCAAGACCGTCCCCGGGTGGAAACTATGAATGTGTACCTTGACCCACTCGTCCACCTGGACGACGAGCAAGGAGTCCCCGAGCCCGCACAACGACTGTTCGAGCCGGGCGGTCATCGATTCCCCTTGCCCGGCGACATGGATCAAACACTCGGTGCAATAGCCGTAACCGCCGACGCTTTCACCCCGCCGACATTCGATTGAGGGGTCTTCGTCCATCGAGGCGGAGGATACTGCCATGCCATCTCCCCGCCGTCGCTCGGCCACAACCGCGATGTCCGCCTCCCACGGCAACGATATTCCGGCGAGCGTTTCGACAAAAGCATCGAGTATCACGGCAAAACCGAGGGCCCCGGAATCCACCACCCCCGGTTGGCGGCGCCCCGAAGGATCCGGGGCTCCCCCCTCAAGCACCGATTCCGCTGCGGCAACAGCCGCACGGGCGGCTGCCTCCCAGCCATCGCCAGATCCCTCTATCCAAGCCCGAGCCGTATCCCGGGCAATG
This region includes:
- the rpmF gene encoding 50S ribosomal protein L32, which gives rise to MAVPFRKTSKRRKRLRRTHYKLLVPGMIPCPQCGEPKLSHRVCPTCGYYKGRQVVEGK
- a CDS encoding YceD family protein, with the protein product MKLMLHDLRGRPEGMAVSGRVSVDEVARRDRSVAAVEPVQVELEAREISPGVFQVDGTLKTRVAYRCSRCLAEFWEPLETLFHERFVRLPTPAGEWDQEDDMTPIESDEVDLAPYVEQALILALPWRPLCRPQCRGLCPECGANLNEGPCGCSDRATDPRWEKLGELWKGISGSSGGSG
- a CDS encoding SepM family pheromone-processing serine protease, with amino-acid sequence MRRVFRRLWKNYKGWVLALAVLVVLALVPLPYYLFMPGSADPVEPVVTVQGGHKDERGKLLLTTVYSLPVSNVYLLAYGLVTGSEIEPKNRATFGLNDADYEALMKQMMEGSQNSAVVAALRYLGKPVQVVQKGVEVRGILPNSAAQGILHQGDVITAVDGRVVANQDQLVRDIKSRSPGKTVRLTVKRDNATLELTVPLIQLPGSTGQDAPQTGLGVQVVTVQKVESPVRVDFQTGNIGGPSAGLMFALEILNQLMPGDLTKGHIIAGTGTIDVDGRVGQIGGVEHKVVAAERAGAEVFFVPADIGPQDHNQRDAEAEARRIGAKMRIVPVHTLAEAVKFLQSLSVKPSSSNR
- a CDS encoding patatin-like phospholipase family protein, giving the protein MGRPRIGLALGAGSARGFAHIGVLQVLEEHRIPIDLMAGTSMGALVGSLYASGIGPGDLGKLACSLPRRSWVDPAVPKMGLVLGDKITEVIRFLTKGMALEQMSPPLWVVATDLEAGKRVVFRKGPAFRAVRASISIPGIFVPVVSEGRLLVDGGVIERVPVRTAREMGADVVVAVDVGKGQAGPVRHIFDVILQSIDIMERQIVDVRLPEADVVIQPDLGAIGSTAFSQAEVMIERGREAALQMIPRIRELIGSAGGEDGSTAEGA
- the coaD gene encoding pantetheine-phosphate adenylyltransferase yields the protein MITAIYPGSFDPITMGHLDIIERGAQIFDAVVVAVLENPHKSALFAVEERKQLIERSVEGFDNVRVETFMGLLVDYLKQRGARVVIRGLRAVSDFEFELQNATMNRKLWPWAETFFMPTSTNYSYLSSSIVKEIAKYGGDVSGLVPPHVEEALRAKYRP
- the rsmD gene encoding 16S rRNA (guanine(966)-N(2))-methyltransferase RsmD, translated to MRVVAGELGGRPLAGVPGRGTRPTADRVKEAMFSILGGSLDGGWALDAFAGTGALGIEALSRGAERAVFIEKSPAALRVLRGNLKRLGLDARCRVLPMDVRVALHRLNALLPAAGVSGQAIAFRWVFFDPPYKMAGAVDLLGELDRLGLVETGAVAVVETSAQTAVPDKIGMWHHWKRSTYGDTALTFYRKESTE
- a CDS encoding ATP-dependent DNA helicase RecG, which produces MEKDPRASQDPLARPVTFLPGVGPRRARALESLGIRSIGDLLYHYPFRYEDLRLRRPGEWEDGRRVAVEGTVAGKPRVSKGGRVPAVAVPMDVQGIRIHAVWFRQAYVLERLTRYQRWRLVGRWQAARRSLVVEHMEPVSEGGPHHSAHAGRIVPVYQTSGDLHAKWLRTWIASALKEAEPHLVDPLPWRWRAKLGLMDKAEALREIHFPRDWERLGRARERLVYEECLRFQLPLQYARWRQKSRRAPALRLTRREWEAFLAALPFSPTEGQRRVLREVAEEIAGHAPMRRLILGDVGSGKTVIAAAVLFAAAMSGGQGVLLAPTEILAEQHARTLSRWFAGFSFPVWLLTGGTGRAERTRYFADISAGRPGILVGTHAVLGDVPYSALRAAVCDEQQRFGVVQRMALLRPHESIHLLSMSATPIPRTLAMALFGDVDVSFLPVRAETLGRRVTRWLPLDREEEVVLELRRRLSRGERAYVVAPAIGRPGEQPESKKDVLSLFDWFREQLAGFAVGLLHGRMSSGEKERVMRAFAEGAVQALVATTVVEVGVDVPEATMMVIYHAERFGLSQLHQLRGRIGRSGQDAVCFVLTGPLTDIARQRIEAFQAVNDGYLLAKKDLELRGPGEWAGLAQSGWPDFALFDPIRDEIWMRRAKHHAHHLVQSREFWLLPEFASLRAGLAPLAVGEGVH
- a CDS encoding DAK2 domain-containing protein; its protein translation is MEDRRLDGQMLVQALEAAGRRLSEAGPTINRLNVFPVPDADTGTNLSLTFDAGLRALAEHPASGAAEVLTRFAKGLIFGARGNSGVILSQFFLGLAGSLRGEVELSLTRWSEAWNRGAEAAYRAVEKPVEGTMLSIARDTARAWIEGSGDGWEAAARAAVAAAESVLEGGAPDPSGRRQPGVVDSGALGFAVILDAFVETLAGISLPWEADIAVVAERRRGDGMAVSSASMDEDPSIECRRGESVGGYGYCTECLIHVAGQGESMTARLEQSLCGLGDSLLVVQVDEWVKVHIHSFHPGTVLEHCLSFGPLDRIKIDNMQMQVKTKSLEVAPAIPQPGSSVPRRSLVAAVDDEGAARLFEGAGVPAVVLSEVGGRSGAVSVLSRVVQETGSAETAVLVCQSRSEADVKRALRTLGSGVLRVIRAGSVPEGLAAACVFEPTRPLDENERRMKEAMARVRSGFIRKVSDSGSLPPGARSGLYEGMVDGQVVAVGETISPVLLGLIERLGAEEAELVTVIWGRRVSAQEERAVREQVSVKFPGLSFEWLRGDETTYDAVVGVE